A single window of Helicobacter pylori NCTC 11637 = CCUG 17874 = ATCC 43504 = JCM 12093 DNA harbors:
- the uvrA gene encoding excinuclease ABC subunit UvrA, translating to MQHKTIMDKIIIQGARENNLKNIFLEIPKNQFIVFTGLSGSGKSTLAFDTLYAEGQRRYLESLSSYARQFLDKVGKPNVDKIEGLTPAIAIDQKTTSKNPRSTVGTITEIYDYLRLLFARIGEQFCPTCLEPISSMSASDIISQICHLEENSKIIILAPIIKDKKGSFNDKLESLRLKGYVRAFVDGVMVRLDEEIHLHKTKKHTIEAVVDRVVINSENASRIASAVEKALKESYGELEVEILQDNAPSIRKHYSEHKACFKCKMSFEELEPLSFSFNSPKGACESCLGLGTKFSLDISKILDPNTPLNQGAIKVIFGYNRSYYAQMFEGFCEYNGIDTALCFNELNKEQQDALLYGNGTEISFHFKNSPLKRPWKGIIQIAYDMFKEQKDLSDYMSEKTCSSCERHRLKASSLSVQVAGLKMADFLTKPIEEVYHFFNDPTHFSYLNEQEKKIAEPILKEILERVFFLYDVGLGYLTLGRDARTISGGESQRIRIASQIGSGLTGVLYVLDEPSIGLHEKDTLKLINTLRNLQKKGNTLIVVEHDKETIKHADFVVDIGPRAGRHGGEVVFSGSVKDLLQNNHSTALYLNGTKKIERPKFELPKEKHFLEIKNVNINNIKNLSVQIPLKQLVCITGVSGSGKSSLILQTLLPTAQTLLNHAKKNQSLNGVEIVGLEHLDKVIYLDQAPIGKTPRSNPATYTGVMDEIRILFAEQKEAKILGYSASRFSFNVKGGRCEKCQGDGDIKIEMHFLPDVLVQCDSCKGAKYNPQTLEIKVKGKSIADVLNMSVEEAYEFFAKFPKIAVKLKTLIDVGLGYITLGQNATTLSGGEAQRIKLAKELSKKDTGKTLYILDEPTTGLHFEDVNHLLQVLHSLVALGNSMLVIEHNLDIIKNADYIIDMGPDGGDKGGKVIASGTPLEVAQNCEKTQSYTGKFLALELK from the coding sequence TTGCAACATAAAACCATTATGGATAAGATCATTATTCAAGGGGCTAGGGAAAATAATCTCAAAAATATTTTTTTAGAAATCCCTAAAAACCAATTTATTGTTTTTACCGGATTAAGCGGTTCGGGTAAATCCACTCTGGCGTTTGACACTTTATACGCTGAAGGCCAAAGGCGCTATTTAGAGAGTTTGTCCAGCTATGCTAGGCAATTTTTAGACAAAGTGGGTAAGCCTAATGTGGATAAAATTGAAGGCCTAACCCCTGCGATCGCTATTGATCAAAAAACCACTTCTAAAAACCCTAGATCCACTGTGGGGACGATCACTGAGATTTATGATTATTTAAGGTTGTTGTTTGCAAGGATTGGGGAGCAATTTTGCCCCACATGTTTAGAGCCTATTAGTTCTATGAGTGCGAGCGATATTATTTCTCAAATCTGTCATTTAGAAGAAAATTCTAAAATCATTATTCTAGCCCCCATTATTAAAGATAAAAAAGGTTCGTTTAACGATAAATTAGAGAGCTTGCGTTTAAAGGGGTATGTGAGGGCTTTTGTTGATGGGGTGATGGTGCGTTTAGATGAAGAAATCCATTTGCACAAAACCAAAAAACACACCATTGAAGCGGTGGTGGATAGGGTGGTTATCAATAGCGAAAATGCTTCACGGATCGCTAGTGCGGTAGAAAAAGCCCTTAAAGAAAGCTATGGGGAATTAGAAGTGGAAATCTTGCAAGACAACGCGCCAAGCATCAGAAAGCATTACAGCGAGCATAAGGCATGCTTTAAATGCAAGATGAGTTTTGAAGAATTAGAGCCTTTGAGTTTTTCCTTCAATTCGCCTAAAGGGGCGTGCGAGAGCTGTTTGGGTTTGGGGACAAAATTCAGTTTAGATATTAGTAAGATTTTAGATCCTAACACGCCTTTAAATCAAGGAGCGATTAAAGTGATTTTTGGGTATAACCGCAGTTATTACGCTCAAATGTTTGAAGGCTTTTGCGAGTATAATGGCATTGACACTGCGCTTTGTTTTAATGAATTGAATAAAGAGCAGCAAGACGCTCTTTTGTATGGGAATGGCACTGAAATCAGCTTTCATTTTAAAAACAGCCCTTTAAAACGCCCTTGGAAAGGCATCATTCAAATCGCTTATGACATGTTTAAAGAGCAAAAGGATTTGAGCGATTACATGAGCGAAAAAACCTGTTCTTCGTGCGAGAGGCATCGTTTGAAAGCCTCCAGTTTGAGCGTCCAAGTCGCTGGCTTGAAAATGGCGGATTTTTTAACTAAGCCCATTGAAGAAGTCTATCACTTTTTTAATGATCCCACGCATTTTAGCTATCTTAACGAGCAAGAAAAAAAAATCGCTGAACCCATTTTAAAAGAGATTTTAGAAAGAGTGTTTTTTTTATACGATGTGGGGCTAGGGTATTTGACTTTAGGGAGGGATGCGCGAACGATTAGCGGAGGGGAGAGCCAAAGGATACGAATCGCCAGTCAAATCGGGAGTGGTTTGACAGGGGTTTTATATGTTTTAGACGAGCCTAGCATTGGCTTGCATGAAAAAGACACGCTCAAACTCATCAACACCCTTAGGAATTTACAAAAAAAAGGGAACACGCTCATTGTCGTAGAGCATGACAAAGAGACAATTAAGCATGCGGATTTTGTTGTGGATATTGGGCCAAGGGCTGGAAGGCATGGGGGTGAAGTGGTTTTTAGCGGGAGCGTAAAAGATTTATTGCAAAATAACCATTCTACCGCTTTGTATCTCAACGGCACTAAAAAGATTGAGCGCCCTAAATTTGAACTCCCTAAAGAAAAGCATTTTTTAGAAATTAAGAATGTCAATATCAATAACATTAAGAATTTGAGCGTTCAAATCCCTTTAAAACAATTGGTGTGCATTACTGGGGTGAGCGGGAGCGGTAAAAGCTCGCTGATTTTACAAACCCTTTTACCCACCGCTCAAACTCTTTTAAACCATGCTAAAAAAAATCAAAGCTTGAATGGGGTGGAGATTGTAGGGTTGGAGCATTTGGATAAAGTGATTTATTTAGACCAAGCCCCAATAGGCAAAACCCCACGAAGCAACCCTGCCACTTACACAGGAGTGATGGATGAAATCAGGATTTTATTTGCCGAGCAAAAAGAAGCTAAAATTTTAGGCTATAGTGCGAGCCGTTTCAGCTTTAATGTTAAAGGAGGGCGGTGCGAGAAATGCCAAGGCGATGGGGATATTAAAATAGAAATGCACTTTTTGCCTGATGTGTTAGTCCAATGCGATAGCTGTAAGGGCGCTAAATACAACCCCCAAACTCTAGAAATCAAGGTGAAAGGCAAATCCATTGCCGATGTGTTAAACATGAGCGTAGAAGAGGCCTATGAATTTTTCGCTAAATTCCCTAAAATCGCTGTGAAATTAAAAACCCTTATAGATGTGGGCTTGGGCTATATCACTTTAGGGCAAAACGCTACGACTTTAAGTGGGGGGGAGGCTCAAAGGATCAAATTAGCTAAAGAATTGAGTAAAAAAGACACAGGCAAAACCCTTTATATTTTAGATGAGCCTACCACCGGTTTGCATTTTGAAGACGTGAATCACCTTTTACAAGTCTTGCATTCTTTGGTGGCGTTAGGCAATTCCATGCTAGTGATTGAGCATAATTTAGACATTATCAAAAACGCTGACTACATTATAGACATGGGACCTGATGGGGGGGATAAGGGCGGGAAAGTCATTGCGAGCGGCACGCCTTTAGAGGTGGCGCAAAATTGCGAAAAAACCCAAAGCTATACGGGAAAATTTTTAGCTTTGGAATTGAAATAG
- the hopE gene encoding Hop family outer membrane protein HopE: MEFMKKFVALGLLSAVLSSSLLAEGDGVYIGTNYQLGQARLNSNIYNTGDCTGSVVGCPPGLTANKHNPGGTNINWHAKYANGALNGLGLNVGYKKFFQFKSFDMTSKWFGFRVYGLFDYGHADLGKQVYAPNKIQLDMVSWGVGSDLLADIIDNDNASFGVFGGVAIGGNTWKSSAANYWKEQIIEAKGPDVCTPTYCNPNAPYSTKTSTVAFQVWLNFGVRANIYKHNGVEFGVRVPLLINKFLSAGPNATNLYYHLKRDYSLYLGYNYTF; encoded by the coding sequence ATGGAATTTATGAAAAAGTTTGTAGCTTTAGGGCTTCTATCCGCAGTTTTAAGCTCTTCGTTGTTAGCCGAAGGTGATGGTGTTTATATAGGGACTAATTATCAGCTTGGACAGGCCCGTTTGAATAGTAATATTTATAACACAGGGGATTGCACAGGGAGTGTTGTAGGTTGCCCCCCAGGTCTTACCGCTAATAAGCATAACCCAGGAGGTACGAATATCAATTGGCATGCTAAATACGCTAATGGGGCTTTGAATGGTCTTGGGTTGAATGTGGGTTATAAGAAGTTCTTCCAGTTCAAGTCTTTTGATATGACAAGCAAGTGGTTTGGTTTTAGAGTGTATGGGCTTTTTGATTATGGGCATGCCGATTTAGGCAAGCAAGTTTATGCACCTAATAAAATCCAGTTGGATATGGTTTCTTGGGGTGTTGGGAGCGATTTGTTAGCTGATATTATTGATAACGATAACGCTTCTTTTGGTGTTTTTGGTGGGGTCGCTATCGGCGGTAACACTTGGAAAAGCTCAGCGGCAAACTATTGGAAAGAGCAAATCATTGAAGCTAAAGGTCCTGATGTTTGTACCCCCACTTATTGTAACCCTAACGCTCCTTATAGCACCAAAACTTCAACCGTTGCTTTTCAAGTATGGTTGAATTTTGGCGTGAGAGCCAATATCTACAAGCATAATGGCGTAGAGTTTGGCGTGAGAGTGCCGCTACTCATCAACAAGTTTTTGAGTGCGGGTCCTAACGCTACTAATCTTTATTACCATTTGAAACGGGATTATTCGCTTTATCTAGGGTATAACTACACTTTTTAA
- the rsmH gene encoding 16S rRNA (cytosine(1402)-N(4))-methyltransferase RsmH translates to MQEIENLHQSVLLQEVLQAFMPLEEGVLIDCTLGLGGHSKALLSQKPHLKLIGIDKDKFAQEIAKERLKAFEGRYNLLSGGFAKRFKEALEIHGDRIKGVLVDLGVSSLQLDDDNRGFNFHSHALDMRMDLESDLNAQKVINSYPIIALEKIFRDYGEIKEYKKIAHKIAERRAKKPFKDAKDLSEFLSSFSKNKKIHPATLVFQAIRIEVNSELEELKEFLQCARNLKGAILCVISFHSLEDGLVKNAFKDYAKNCICDPSSFKCACSNNHALGAILTKKPITPSPEEIKNNRRSRSAKMRVFKFKP, encoded by the coding sequence TTGCAAGAAATAGAAAATCTGCACCAAAGCGTTTTGTTGCAAGAAGTTTTGCAAGCGTTCATGCCTTTAGAAGAAGGGGTTTTGATAGATTGCACTTTAGGGTTAGGGGGGCATTCTAAAGCCCTTCTATCCCAAAAACCGCACCTGAAACTCATTGGCATTGATAAGGATAAGTTCGCTCAAGAAATCGCTAAAGAACGACTGAAAGCCTTTGAGGGGCGTTACAATCTCTTAAGTGGAGGGTTTGCCAAACGCTTTAAAGAAGCCCTAGAAATTCATGGCGATCGAATCAAGGGGGTTTTAGTGGATTTAGGGGTGAGTTCTTTGCAGCTTGATGATGATAACAGAGGGTTTAATTTCCATTCGCACGCTTTGGATATGCGCATGGATTTAGAGAGTGATTTGAACGCTCAAAAAGTCATCAACTCTTATCCTATAATAGCGTTAGAAAAAATCTTTAGAGACTATGGCGAAATCAAAGAATACAAAAAAATCGCCCACAAAATTGCAGAAAGGCGCGCTAAAAAACCCTTTAAAGACGCTAAGGATTTGAGCGAGTTTTTAAGCTCTTTTTCTAAAAATAAAAAAATCCATCCAGCGACTTTGGTGTTTCAAGCCATCCGCATAGAAGTCAATAGCGAATTAGAAGAGTTAAAAGAGTTTTTACAATGCGCTAGAAACCTTAAGGGGGCAATTTTGTGCGTGATTTCTTTTCATTCTTTAGAAGATGGGTTAGTGAAAAACGCTTTTAAAGATTACGCTAAAAATTGCATTTGCGATCCTTCAAGTTTCAAATGCGCTTGCTCTAACAATCACGCTTTAGGCGCAATTTTAACCAAAAAGCCCATCACTCCAAGCCCAGAAGAAATTAAAAACAACAGGCGTTCACGAAGCGCTAAAATGAGAGTTTTTAAATTCAAACCATGA
- a CDS encoding S-adenosyl-l-methionine hydroxide adenosyltransferase family protein: protein MKKTISALFLSACIGLSSVYADNALILQTDFSLKDGAVSAMKGVAFSVNSNLKIFDLTHEIPPYNIWEGAYRLYQSASYWPKGSVFVSVVDPGVGTNRKSVVLKTKNGQYFVSPDNGTLTLVAQTLGIDSVREIDEKANRLKGSEKSYTFHGRDVYAYTGARLASGAITFEQVGPELPTKVVEIPYQKAKATKGEVKGNIPILDIQYGNVWSNISDKLLNQAKIKLNDTLCVTIFKGSKKQYEGKMPYVASFGDVPEGQPLVYLNSLLNVSVALNRDNFAQKYQIKSGADWNIDIKKCAK from the coding sequence ATGAAAAAAACGATTTCAGCGTTGTTTTTATCAGCGTGCATAGGGTTATCGTCTGTTTATGCAGATAACGCTTTGATTTTACAAACCGACTTTAGCCTAAAAGATGGGGCTGTCTCGGCGATGAAAGGCGTCGCTTTCAGCGTTAATTCCAATCTTAAAATCTTTGATTTAACGCACGAAATCCCCCCGTATAACATCTGGGAAGGTGCTTACCGCTTGTATCAGAGCGCTAGTTATTGGCCAAAAGGCTCGGTATTTGTGAGCGTGGTTGATCCGGGCGTAGGCACTAATCGTAAATCGGTGGTATTGAAAACTAAAAACGGCCAGTATTTTGTCTCGCCGGATAACGGCACGCTGACTTTGGTGGCGCAAACTTTGGGGATTGATAGCGTGCGTGAAATTGATGAAAAAGCTAACCGCTTGAAAGGTTCTGAAAAATCCTATACTTTCCATGGTCGTGATGTGTATGCTTACACTGGGGCGCGCTTGGCTTCTGGAGCGATCACATTCGAGCAGGTCGGGCCAGAGCTTCCCACAAAAGTTGTTGAAATTCCTTACCAAAAAGCGAAAGCAACAAAAGGGGAGGTGAAGGGTAATATCCCAATTCTTGATATCCAATACGGCAATGTTTGGAGCAATATCAGCGATAAATTACTCAATCAAGCAAAAATCAAACTCAATGACACGCTGTGTGTAACGATTTTTAAAGGTTCTAAGAAACAATACGAAGGGAAAATGCCGTATGTTGCGAGCTTTGGCGATGTGCCAGAAGGCCAGCCGTTGGTTTATTTAAACAGCTTGTTGAATGTTTCCGTGGCGCTGAATAGGGATAATTTCGCGCAAAAATACCAAATTAAATCCGGTGCTGACTGGAATATTGATATCAAGAAGTGCGCTAAGTAA
- a CDS encoding HD domain-containing protein yields MYAAHPIKPLKAPKLKTQFLRRVFVGASIRRWNDQACPLEFVELDKQAHKAMIAYLLAKDLKDRGNDLDLDLLIKFFCFEFLERLVLTDIKPPIFYALQQTHSQELASYVVQSLQDEISAYFSLEELKEYLSHRPQILETQILESAHFYASKWEFDIIYHFNPNMYGVKEIKDKIDKQLHNNEHLFEGLFGEKEDLKKLVSMFGQLRFQKRWSQTPRVPQTSVLGHTLCVAIMGYLLSFDLKACKSMRINHFLGGLFHDLPEILTRDIITPIKQSVAGLDNCIKEIEKKEMQNKVYSFVSLGVQEDLKYFTENEFKNRYKDKSHKIIFTKDAEELFMLYNSDEYLGVCGELLKVCDHLSAFLEAQISLSHGISSNDLIKGAQNLLELRSQTELLDLDLGKLFRDFK; encoded by the coding sequence ATGTATGCGGCTCATCCTATTAAACCCCTAAAAGCCCCCAAACTCAAAACTCAATTTTTGAGGCGTGTGTTTGTGGGCGCGTCTATTAGGCGCTGGAATGACCAAGCATGCCCTTTGGAATTTGTGGAATTAGACAAGCAAGCCCATAAAGCGATGATTGCGTATCTGCTCGCTAAAGATTTAAAAGACAGGGGTAATGACTTAGATTTGGATCTTTTAATCAAGTTCTTTTGCTTTGAGTTTTTGGAGCGCTTGGTTTTAACCGATATTAAACCCCCTATTTTTTACGCCCTCCAACAAACGCACAGCCAAGAATTAGCTTCCTATGTTGTGCAAAGTTTGCAAGATGAAATTAGTGCGTATTTTTCTTTAGAGGAATTAAAAGAGTATTTAAGCCACAGGCCTCAAATTTTAGAAACTCAAATTTTAGAGAGCGCGCATTTTTATGCGTCTAAATGGGAGTTTGATATTATTTATCATTTTAACCCCAACATGTATGGCGTGAAAGAAATTAAAGATAAAATTGACAAGCAACTCCATAATAACGAGCATTTGTTTGAAGGGCTTTTTGGGGAAAAAGAAGATCTGAAAAAATTGGTGAGCATGTTTGGGCAGTTGCGTTTCCAAAAGCGCTGGAGCCAAACTCCAAGAGTGCCGCAAACCAGTGTCTTAGGGCATACCTTATGCGTGGCGATTATGGGGTATTTGTTGAGCTTTGATTTAAAAGCTTGTAAAAGCATGCGGATCAATCATTTTTTGGGCGGGCTTTTCCATGATTTACCCGAGATTTTGACCCGAGACATTATCACGCCCATCAAACAAAGCGTTGCGGGGCTTGATAACTGCATTAAAGAGATTGAAAAAAAGGAAATGCAAAACAAAGTCTATTCCTTTGTTTCTTTGGGCGTTCAAGAAGATTTAAAATATTTCACCGAAAACGAGTTCAAAAACCGCTATAAAGACAAGTCTCACAAAATCATTTTCACTAAAGACGCTGAAGAATTGTTTATGCTTTATAACAGCGATGAATATCTTGGGGTTTGTGGGGAGCTTTTAAAGGTGTGTGATCATTTGAGCGCGTTTTTAGAAGCTCAAATCTCTCTTTCTCATGGCATTTCCAGTAACGATTTGATTAAAGGAGCTCAAAACCTTTTAGAATTGCGATCCCAAACGGAATTGCTTGATTTAGACTTAGGGAAGTTGTTTAGGGATTTTAAGTGA
- a CDS encoding RNA polymerase factor sigma-54, whose amino-acid sequence MAILRTNLSPKNKLNATLKGWLPILQSELEDLEEVLKQNALDNPLIKIENKRIKNFSDRFSAKKSSDHLENFAIASKSLFETLEAQIIPPLFPTETSQKIAMDIISGLDSEGYFEENIEERAKILGVESEVYEKVRKRFSYLNPAGIGARDVKESFLFQLESRELDNNELYKEARKIILNLEKHHEFSKDFYYEKALKILKSFKNPPAIEFLEKEIEVIPELFILEVDGEIIVRLNDESYPTISLEENRFKDSGYLKEKLKEAKDLIDALNLRKATIYKIGLMLLEYQYDFFKGKKLRPLKLLDLANEFNHSVSTISRAISNKYLACQRGVFPIKHFFSTALDNSETSNAVIKDYLLELIKNEDKKEPLSDAKILELIEEKFHLKMVRRTITKYRQLLNIASSSERKKLYLMRA is encoded by the coding sequence ATGGCGATCTTACGCACAAACCTTAGCCCTAAAAACAAATTAAACGCTACTTTAAAAGGGTGGCTCCCCATTTTACAAAGCGAGCTTGAAGATTTAGAAGAAGTGTTGAAACAAAACGCCCTAGATAACCCCTTAATCAAAATTGAAAACAAACGCATCAAAAATTTTAGCGATCGTTTTAGCGCTAAAAAGAGCAGCGATCATTTAGAAAATTTCGCAATCGCATCTAAAAGCCTTTTTGAAACTTTAGAGGCTCAAATCATTCCCCCCCTTTTTCCCACTGAAACCTCTCAAAAAATCGCTATGGATATTATCAGCGGGCTGGATAGTGAAGGGTATTTTGAAGAAAATATTGAAGAAAGGGCTAAAATTTTAGGGGTAGAGAGCGAAGTTTATGAAAAAGTGCGCAAGCGTTTTAGTTACCTTAATCCAGCCGGCATTGGCGCTAGAGATGTGAAAGAGAGCTTTTTATTCCAGTTAGAGAGTAGGGAATTAGACAATAACGAGCTTTATAAAGAAGCACGAAAAATCATTTTAAATTTAGAAAAACACCATGAATTTTCTAAAGATTTTTATTACGAAAAGGCTTTAAAGATTTTAAAATCCTTTAAAAACCCCCCAGCCATTGAGTTTTTAGAAAAAGAAATAGAAGTCATTCCTGAACTTTTTATTCTAGAAGTGGATGGTGAAATCATCGTGCGTTTGAATGATGAAAGCTACCCAACGATCAGTTTAGAAGAAAATCGCTTTAAGGATAGTGGCTATTTAAAAGAAAAATTAAAAGAGGCTAAAGATTTGATTGATGCGCTAAATTTGAGAAAAGCCACGATTTATAAAATCGGCCTCATGCTTTTAGAGTATCAATACGATTTTTTTAAGGGTAAAAAATTGCGCCCTTTAAAATTATTGGATTTAGCCAATGAGTTTAACCACTCTGTAAGCACGATTTCAAGGGCTATTTCTAATAAATATTTGGCATGTCAAAGGGGGGTTTTCCCAATTAAGCATTTCTTTAGCACCGCCTTAGACAACAGCGAGACTTCAAACGCTGTGATTAAAGACTATCTTTTAGAATTGATCAAAAACGAAGACAAAAAAGAGCCTTTGAGCGACGCTAAGATTTTAGAACTCATTGAAGAAAAATTCCATTTGAAAATGGTAAGAAGAACGATCACCAAATACCGCCAACTGCTCAACATCGCTTCTTCAAGCGAGAGGAAAAAGCTCTATTTGATGCGTGCTTGA
- the lptB gene encoding LPS export ABC transporter ATP-binding protein yields the protein MDILKAEHLNKQIKKTKIVSDVSLEVKSGEVVGLLGPNGAGKTTTFYMICGLLEPSGGSVYLNDVNLAKYPLHKRSNLGIGYLPQESSIFKELSVEENLALAGESTFKNSKESEEKMESLLDAFNIQAIRERKGMSLSGGERRRVEIARALMKNPKFVLLDEPFAGVDPIAVIDIQKIIESLIELNIGVLITDHNVRETLSVCHRAYVIKSGTLLASGNANEIYENALVRKYYLGENFKV from the coding sequence ATGGATATTTTAAAAGCAGAGCATTTAAACAAACAGATTAAAAAAACCAAAATCGTTTCAGATGTTTCTTTAGAAGTGAAAAGTGGCGAAGTGGTGGGGCTTTTAGGGCCTAATGGGGCGGGTAAAACCACCACCTTTTACATGATATGCGGGCTTTTAGAGCCTAGTGGGGGGAGCGTTTATTTAAATGATGTCAATTTAGCTAAATACCCCTTACACAAGCGCTCTAACTTAGGCATAGGCTACTTGCCCCAAGAATCTAGCATTTTTAAAGAATTGAGCGTAGAAGAGAATCTGGCCCTAGCAGGGGAAAGCACTTTTAAAAACTCTAAAGAGAGCGAAGAAAAAATGGAAAGCTTGTTAGACGCTTTTAATATCCAAGCCATAAGAGAGCGTAAGGGCATGAGCTTGAGTGGGGGAGAAAGAAGGCGTGTAGAAATCGCTAGGGCTTTAATGAAAAACCCTAAATTCGTGCTATTAGATGAGCCTTTTGCGGGCGTGGATCCGATTGCGGTGATTGATATTCAAAAGATTATTGAAAGTTTGATTGAGTTAAACATCGGCGTGTTGATCACTGATCACAATGTGCGAGAGACTTTGAGCGTGTGCCATAGGGCGTATGTGATTAAAAGCGGCACGCTTTTAGCGAGCGGGAACGCTAATGAAATTTATGAAAACGCTTTGGTGCGTAAGTATTATTTAGGGGAAAATTTTAAGGTATAA
- the tsaE gene encoding tRNA (adenosine(37)-N6)-threonylcarbamoyltransferase complex ATPase subunit type 1 TsaE has translation MRAHLDELDKVAAAILKDDFKGVVLLKGVVGSGKTTLVQACLKRLGLDIQATSPTFSLMHAYSESVFHYDFYMRDLEACLELGMLECLLEKGIHFVEWGDEKLEKILKKYDLAIKVVEIKTELTSRFYTIKIA, from the coding sequence ATGAGAGCGCATTTAGACGAGTTAGACAAAGTGGCGGCTGCAATTTTAAAAGATGATTTTAAGGGGGTGGTGCTTTTAAAGGGCGTTGTGGGGAGCGGTAAAACGACTTTAGTTCAAGCGTGCTTGAAACGCTTGGGTTTAGACATTCAAGCGACTTCGCCCACCTTTAGCTTGATGCATGCTTATAGCGAGAGCGTGTTCCATTATGATTTTTACATGCGCGATTTAGAGGCTTGCTTGGAGCTTGGCATGTTGGAGTGCTTGTTGGAAAAGGGGATCCATTTTGTGGAATGGGGCGATGAAAAATTAGAAAAAATTTTAAAAAAATACGATTTAGCCATTAAGGTTGTGGAAATTAAAACCGAATTAACTAGCCGTTTTTATACAATAAAGATCGCTTAA